From the Psychrobacter sp. P11F6 genome, the window AGTCCTCTTTATCCAAGCTTGCCGCGATACCACCTTGGGCATAATGACTGGAACAGACTTCCAAGGCGGCTTTGCTCAATACGGTAATGTTTAGCGATTTTGGTAATGCTAGAGCCGTGCTTAAGCCTGCTAATCCCGCGCCAATGATAAGTACGTCATTTTGTACCATAGCAGCAGGGCTATCGAGACCTAATGATTCCGCTTTCAATGCCGCGCTCATATTAGGCAGCCCCGACATTGGCAAATAACTCACGGTCTTTGACAATATCGCCGCTCGCTGTCACACGCTGTTTTTGTGATTCGGCAAAATCAAGCATGCGTTGCAAGGGTTTTCTAGCCGCGACTGCCAGCTCAGGTGTCATTAATACTTCACCGCTATTATTGATCAGGCATTGCTCGATACCTTGTAGACCATTCATCGCCATCCATGGGCAAAACGCGCAACTCTTACAACTGGCGCTTTCACCTGCAGTAGGTGCAGCTAAGAAGCGCTTATATGGTGAGCGTTTTTGCATTTCGTGCAAAATACCCAAATCGGTGGCGACGATAAAGGTATCGGCATCCATCTCATAAGTCGATTGCAACAGCTTACTGGTCGAGCCGACCACATCGGCGAGCGCCACCACGCTATCAGGGGATTCAGGATGCACCAATACTTTGGCGTTTGGATGATCCTCTTTTAATTGCATCAGCTCGGTCGCTTTAAACTCATTATGTACGAGGCACGAGCCTTGCCAAAGCAGCATATCTGCGCCAGTCTCAGCAGCAATATATTTACCTAAATGGCGATCAGGCCCCCAGATGATTTTTTCACCATTAGCATGCAAATGGCGAATGATGTCGATGCCAACCGATGACGTCACCACCCAGTCGGCACAAGCTTTGACGGCGGCGCTGGTATTGGCGTAAACGACAACTGTACGCTCAGGGTGAGCATCACAAAATGCGGAGAACTCGTCAGCAGGGCAGCCCAAATCAAGCGAACACTCGGCTTCTAGGTCTGGCATCAGTACTGTTTTTTCCATACTTAAGATTTTCGCCGACTCACCCATAAAGCGGACGCCAGCGACCACTAAGGTCTGGGCGCTATGCGCTTGCCCAAAGCGTGCCATCTCCAGCGAATCACCCACACAGCCGCCCGTTGCCAATGCCAAATCCTGAATAAAGGGGTCGACATAATAATGGGCGACCAATACTGCATTATGCGCATTTAATAGCTGTTTAATGTTTTCCTCGACTGTGAGACGTTCAGAACGCGGCAAGTCTGCTGGCATTTTAGCTTTGGCATATTCAATATTCATTTGAGTGGCAATACGATTGTCATTACTCATGATGGGCGCGTCGTAAGGATAAGTTTTCATAGATGCAAACCTTTTAGGCAGTAACGACAAGCAATATGCCGCTAAAAATAAGTCAATTAATACCGCTGGCTAATCAGATGTTTTAATTATGCTCATTTTGAGCATAAATACAAGTATTTTTTATACATTTATGATTTGTACATTTATGATTTACAAAGACTCATTTTATATAATTACAACCACGAACTATGATAGTCGTTGATTCAAGCTATACTGAGCAAATGGTCAACAGCTTAGCAGTTGAGCTTTATTTAATAATTAAAATAAAAGGTAATCACTAAAGTCATGAC encodes:
- the nadA gene encoding quinolinate synthase NadA; translation: MKTYPYDAPIMSNDNRIATQMNIEYAKAKMPADLPRSERLTVEENIKQLLNAHNAVLVAHYYVDPFIQDLALATGGCVGDSLEMARFGQAHSAQTLVVAGVRFMGESAKILSMEKTVLMPDLEAECSLDLGCPADEFSAFCDAHPERTVVVYANTSAAVKACADWVVTSSVGIDIIRHLHANGEKIIWGPDRHLGKYIAAETGADMLLWQGSCLVHNEFKATELMQLKEDHPNAKVLVHPESPDSVVALADVVGSTSKLLQSTYEMDADTFIVATDLGILHEMQKRSPYKRFLAAPTAGESASCKSCAFCPWMAMNGLQGIEQCLINNSGEVLMTPELAVAARKPLQRMLDFAESQKQRVTASGDIVKDRELFANVGAA